A section of the Schistocerca cancellata isolate TAMUIC-IGC-003103 unplaced genomic scaffold, iqSchCanc2.1 HiC_scaffold_1092, whole genome shotgun sequence genome encodes:
- the LOC126154492 gene encoding uncharacterized protein LOC126154492: MNTTSAGTIKILLHLFAVEVLPETIVTDKGPYFTLAEFKQFSAHNGISLIHSAPCQPASNRWAERVVQTFKTQLDKLLSHHPLEEAVLLFLATYGAAPLGCKRPAEILRVRPFRCPLSVLVPEASHPPAFILVHSFHVGQGVWSRIFSHPQARRAPAIITEFCSWALAFLRWADGSATCRHLNKLGPRMVDHDAPGELPVSVDGRSVTEPSPQPLPPPPAAPAASSPPGPDGQQTMDVDQDTPHLW; encoded by the coding sequence ATGAACACCACTTCTGCCGGGACTATCAAAATTCTTTTGCATCTTTTTGCTGTCGAGGTCCTCCCCGAAACGATCGTTACAGATAAAGGTCCTTACTTTACTTTGGCCGAGTTTAAGCAATTCTCTGCTCATAATGGGATTTCCCTCATCCACAGTGCCCCATGTCAGCCTGCATCAAACCGCTGGGCAGAACGTGTTGTGCAGACGTTCAAGACCCAACTCGATAAGCTGCTGAGCCATCACCCCCTGGAGGAGGCCGTGCTTCTTTTTTTGGCTACATACGGCGCCGCCCCTCTTGGCTGTAAAAGACCAGCGGAGATACTTCGTGTTCGACCATTCCGCTGTCCCTTATCTGTCCTTGTTCCCGAGGCTTCTCACCCTCCTGCCTTCATTCTGGTGCACTCCTTCCATGTCGGGCAGGGGGTCTGGTCACGGATCTTCTCTCATCCACAGGCTCGCAGGGCGCCTGCCATCATCACCGAGTTCTGCAGCTGGGCGCTTGCATTTCTCCGGTGGGCCGATGGTTCCGCCACCTGTCGGCACCTCAACAAGCTCGGCCCCCGTATGGTGGACCATGATGCCCCAGGGGAGCTGCCAGTGTCTGTCGATGGCCGCTCTGTGACGGAACCTTCACCTCAGCCACTGCCTCCACCACCAGCTGCCCCTGCTGCATCGTCGCCTCCAGGCCCTGATGGCCAACAAACTATGGATGTCGACCAGGACACCCCCCACTTGTGGTGA